In one Cygnus olor isolate bCygOlo1 chromosome 27, bCygOlo1.pri.v2, whole genome shotgun sequence genomic region, the following are encoded:
- the AP3M2 gene encoding AP-3 complex subunit mu-2, which yields MIHSLFLINASGDIFLEKHWKSAVSRSVCDYFFEAQERASEAENVPPVIPTPHHCLLSVYRHKIFFVAVIQSEVPPLFVIEFLHRVVDTFQDYFGVCSEVMIKDNVVVVYEVLEEMLDNGFPLATESNILKELIKPPTILRTVVNTITGSTNVGDQLPTGQLSVVPWRRTGVKYTNNEAYFDVIEEIDAIIDKSGSTITAEIQGVIDACVKLTGMPDLTLSFMNPRLLDDVSFHPCVRFKRWESERILSFIPPDGNFRLLSYHVSAQNLVAIPVYVKHNISFRDSGSLGRFEITVGPKQTMGKTIEGVMVTSQMPKGVLNMSLTPSQGAHIFDPVTKLLSWDVGKINPQKLPSLKGSMNLQAGTSKPDENPTINLQFKIQQLAISGLKVNRLDMYGEKYKPFKGIKYMTKAGKFQVRT from the exons atGATCCACAGCCTGTTCCTGATCAACGCGTCGGGGGACATCTTCCTGGAAAAGCACTGGAAGAGCGCCGTCAGCCGCTCCGTCTGCGACTACTTCTTCGAGGCGCAGGAGAGGGCCTCGGAGGCGGAGAACGTGCCGCCGGTGATCCCCACGCCGCACCACTGCCTGCTCAGCGTCTACCGCCACAAGATCTTCTTCGTGGCCGTCATCCAGAGCGAGGTGCCGCCCCTCTTCGTCATCGAGTTCCTGCACCGCGTCGTCGACACCTTCCAG GATTACTTTGGTGTCTGTTCAGAGGTGATGATCAAGGACAATGTTGTAGTGGTTTATGAGGTGCTGGAAGAGATGCTGGACAATGGCTTTCCATTGGCAACAGAATCCAATATTCTCAAGGAGCTGATAAAACCTCCAACAATCCTGCGAACAGTTGTCAACACCATCACAG GAAGCACTAATGTGGGTGACCAGCTTCCTACTGGACAGCTATCAGTGGTGCCTTGGAGACGTACTGGTGTAAAATATACCAACAATGAGGCATACTTTGATGTGATTGAGGAAATAGATGCAATCATTGACAAATCAG GTTCCACAATTACTGCTGAAATCCAAGGGGTGATTGATGCTTGTGTCAAGCTGACTGGGATGCCAGACCTTACCCTGTCCTTTATG aaccCTCGGTTGTTGGATGATGTCAGCTTTCATCCATGTGTACGGTTTAAGCGCTGGGAGTCAGAGAGAATACTCTCCTTTATTCCTCCTGATGGAAATTTTCGCTTGCTGTCTTACCATGTCAGTGCTCAGAA TCTTGTGGCAATTCCTGTCTATGTTAAACACAACATCAGTTTCCGTGATAGCGGCTCACTGGGACGCTTTGAAATCACAGTGGGGCCAAAGCAGACTATGGGGAAGACTATAGAGGGAGTGATGGTCACTAGCCAGATGCCAAAAGGTGTCTTAAATATGAGCCTCACACCCTCACAAGGAGCACACATCTTTGACCCAGTTACAAAG TTGCTCTCATGGGATGTGGGGAAAATAAACCCCCAGAAGCTGCCAAGTCTGAAGGGAAGCATGAACCTGCAAGCTGGGACATCAAAACCCGATGAAAACCCCACTATTAACCTGCAGtttaaaattcagcagctgGCTATATCTG gaCTGAAGGTGAATCGCTTGGACATGTATGGGGAGAAGTACAAGCCCTTCAAGGGGATAAAATACATGACTAAGGCTGGAAAGTTCCAAGTCCGAACTTAA
- the PLAT gene encoding tissue-type plasminogen activator isoform X5 translates to MMWKTLPYLLLLMGAITITQCQLFICQCHQGFSGKQCEIDTEVKCYKDAGVTYRGMWSRTESGVECLNWNINGLMDQTYSGQRKDAAELGLGNHNYCRNPDEDSRPWCYVYKGGKYIWEYCSVPSCSKVGNNNCKTGRGTDYRGSHSVTSSGATCLRWNSQLIVSKLYTAWRRDAYQLGLGSHNFCRNPDNDNKPWCHILKGTQLTWEYCNVPTCCKAPNTPDSSFFVALLFATCGIRQRRVRQYRIKVGSHADIEAHPWQAAIFVKYRRAPGEHFLCGGILISSCWVLSAAHCFEEGFSTDQLKIVLGRTSRATPEENEQNFQVKNYIVHQRFDSENYDNDIALLQLKSDTKDCAIETDTVRAACLPTPNLQLPDWTECEISGYGRNEEFSPFYSEHLKEGHVRLFPASRCTTQHLDNRTVTDNMICAGDTRNLDDACKGDSGGPLVCMKDDRMHLIGIISWGIGCGRKDIPGVYTNVNRYLDWIQNNMKS, encoded by the exons ATACTGAAGTTAAGTGCTACAAAGATGCTGGAGTAACATACAGGGGTATGTGGAGCAGGACAGAGAGTGGAGTTGAATGCTTGAATTGGAATATCAATGGCTTGATGGACCAGACATACAGCGGCCAAAGAAAggatgctgctgagctgggatTGGGCAATCACAACTATTGCAG AAACCCAGATGAAGACTCCAGACCTTGGTGCTATGTCTATAAAGGGGGAAAGTACATCTGGGAATACTGCAGTGTACCCTCCTGTTCAAAAG TTGGGAACAACAACTGCAAAACTGGAAGAGGCACGGATTACCGAGGCAGTCACAGTGTTACCAGTTCTGGAGCTACCTGTTTGAGGTGGAATTCTCAACTCATTGTTAGCAAGCTATATACTGCATGGAGAAGAGATGCTTACCAGCTAGGCCTTGGCAGTCACAATTTCTGCCG gaaTCCTGACAATGACAACAAGCCCTGGTGCCACATACTGAAAGGAACTCAGCTCACATGGGAGTACTGTAACGTGCCTACCTGTTGTAAGGCTCCTAACACTCctgattcttctttctttgtggcATTACTGTTCG CCACCTGTGGCATACGGCAGCGTAGAGTACGCCAGTACCGCATAAAAGTCGGCTCCCATGCAGACATTGAAGCTCATCCATGGCAAGCTGCCATCTTTGTGAAGTATCGCCGAGCACCTGGAGAGCACTTCCTTTGTGGAGGAATTCTGATCAGTTCCTGCTGGGTTTTGTCAGCTGCTCACTGTTTTGAGGAAGG ctttagtACTGATCAGCTGAAGATTGTGCTGGGCAGGACTTCACGAGCAACTCCTGAGGAGAATGAACAGAACTTTCAAGTGAAGAACTACATTGTGCATCAGAGATTTGACTCTGAAAATTATGACAATGACATTG ctctgctgcagttgAAATCTGACACAAAAGACTGTGCTATTGAAACAGACACTGTCCGCGCTGCCTGCCTCCCAACACCAAACCTGCAGCTGCCTGACTGGACGGAATGCGAGATCTCTGGTTATGGCAGAAACGAAGAAT TTTCTCCCTTCTATTCAGAGCACCTGAAGGAAGGGCACGTCAGACTATTTCCAGCTAGTCGGTGCACAACACAGCATCTAGACAACCGGACAGTTACAGACAATATGATATGCGCAGGAGACACAAGGAACCTTGATGATGCCTGCAAG GGTGACTCTGGAGGGCCTCTGGTCTGTATGAAGGATGATCGAATGCATCTAATTGGAATCATCAGCTGGGGAATAGGTTGTGGCCGCAAAGATATACCTGGCGTTTATACAAATGTGAATCGTTATCTTGACTGGATTCAGAACAACATGAaatcctga